A DNA window from Legionella sp. MW5194 contains the following coding sequences:
- the trmD gene encoding tRNA (guanosine(37)-N1)-methyltransferase TrmD — MIHLGVITLMPEMFAVLEHGVVGRAISQGIASVDYWNPRDWASRPYRQVDDKPYGGGPGMVMMYEPLALAITQARQQMPKPCKTIYLSPQGRTINQGDLNKIASEKQSLLFIAGRYEGIDERIIEKHVDEEWSIGDFVLSGGELAAMIFIDAVVRLLPGSLGHAGSAEQDSFMNGLLDYPHYTRPATIDGMSVPSVLLNGNHRDIERWRRKHALGNTWLKRPGLLETIKFNEFDRQLLDEFKCEHGDPD; from the coding sequence ATGATTCATCTCGGCGTCATCACATTAATGCCGGAGATGTTTGCGGTTCTTGAACATGGCGTTGTAGGTCGAGCCATCAGTCAGGGAATTGCCAGCGTCGATTATTGGAATCCACGTGATTGGGCTTCCAGGCCTTATCGACAAGTCGATGACAAGCCTTACGGCGGCGGCCCCGGTATGGTCATGATGTACGAGCCCCTGGCTTTGGCAATAACGCAGGCCAGACAGCAGATGCCGAAGCCATGCAAAACGATTTATTTGAGTCCCCAGGGACGAACCATTAACCAGGGCGACTTGAACAAGATAGCCAGCGAAAAGCAATCCTTGCTCTTTATTGCTGGCCGATACGAAGGAATTGATGAACGAATCATCGAAAAACACGTGGATGAAGAATGGTCCATCGGTGATTTTGTATTGAGCGGTGGTGAATTGGCAGCCATGATTTTTATTGATGCCGTGGTGAGACTGCTGCCGGGGAGTTTAGGCCATGCCGGTTCAGCCGAGCAAGATTCATTCATGAACGGCTTGCTGGATTATCCTCACTACACCAGACCGGCAACCATAGACGGCATGAGCGTACCGTCCGTCTTGTTGAACGGCAATCACCGCGACATTGAGCGGTGGCGGCGCAAACACGCTTTGGGGAATACCTGGCTGAAACGGCCGGGTTTATTGGAAACGATTAAATTCAATGAATTCGACCGGCAGTTACTGGACGAATTTAAATGCGAACACGGTGATCCTGATTAA
- the rplS gene encoding 50S ribosomal protein L19 produces the protein MTNIIDELNAEQMKGKNIPEFSPGDTVLVQVKVKEGSRERLQAFEGIVIAKRNRGLNSAFTVRKISHNVGVERVFQTYSPIVDSITVKRRGDVRRAKLYYLRDLAGRAARIKEKLTGKKEG, from the coding sequence ATGACTAACATCATTGATGAATTGAATGCCGAACAAATGAAAGGCAAAAACATTCCTGAATTCAGCCCAGGGGATACTGTTCTGGTGCAGGTAAAAGTAAAAGAAGGAAGCCGTGAGCGTCTTCAGGCCTTTGAAGGCATCGTGATTGCTAAACGCAACCGTGGTCTGAACTCCGCGTTTACAGTTCGTAAAATTTCTCACAATGTCGGTGTAGAGCGTGTATTCCAGACTTACAGCCCAATCGTTGACAGCATTACTGTTAAACGCCGTGGTGACGTCCGACGCGCCAAGCTTTATTACCTGCGTGATCTGGCTGGTCGTGCTGCCCGTATTAAAGAAAAACTGACTGGTAAGAAAGAAGGGTAA
- a CDS encoding methylated-DNA--[protein]-cysteine S-methyltransferase — protein MLSLTAYQTPVGWLNVRYDEHFVFGAVFSHTPFDNAAPTTTPLCLTIARELDHYFSDPHYRFQLPLKPLGTPYQQRVWNALLVIPVGRTVTYGELANTLQSSPRAIGQACKSNPLALFIPCHRVVGKDNPGGYMGHANALSYKHDLLSHEGYN, from the coding sequence ATGCTCAGTTTGACTGCCTATCAAACCCCGGTTGGCTGGCTTAATGTTCGGTACGATGAGCATTTTGTCTTTGGAGCTGTGTTCAGCCACACTCCGTTTGACAATGCAGCACCCACAACAACCCCCTTGTGCCTGACCATTGCCCGGGAACTTGACCATTATTTCAGCGATCCCCATTACCGCTTTCAGCTCCCTTTAAAGCCCCTGGGAACCCCTTATCAACAACGCGTGTGGAATGCTCTGCTGGTTATTCCGGTAGGCCGCACCGTCACTTACGGGGAACTGGCCAATACACTGCAATCCAGCCCACGTGCAATAGGGCAAGCCTGTAAAAGCAATCCCCTTGCTCTATTTATCCCCTGCCATCGTGTGGTCGGTAAGGACAACCCGGGTGGTTACATGGGGCATGCGAATGCCTTAAGTTACAAACATGATTTATTGTCGCACGAAGGCTATAACTGA
- a CDS encoding helical bundle domain-containing protein codes for MLESTEEYLALLRKGELLSALEWVSFLEQSYGGKNEQISADQLLPVAIYDLINHGFSKADDLPAIVVLYALINEQSSMLPGSLDYAATILVSAAMQCLVYEDLQILSEYKQQPVTHNLKTIEQLVSQETEAFTASINRDRLLKKSDELALLTKSNPYCKQIQITRQRLLQLDLCEAYGEELKNQTDKAFALRSGVVQALLDQFKKKIGSDESENLLKDYVNKLREMGPEIWEENLYLSKLAPKNVLEDFLDNTKTSLHFFIGSWFSRLISNAEVELPKETKTDKEQSPQL; via the coding sequence ATGCTCGAATCGACCGAGGAATACTTAGCCTTATTGCGAAAGGGGGAGCTGTTGAGCGCGCTGGAATGGGTCTCCTTTCTCGAGCAATCGTATGGCGGAAAAAATGAACAGATCTCAGCTGATCAACTCTTGCCCGTGGCTATTTATGATCTAATCAACCATGGCTTTTCAAAAGCAGACGATCTTCCTGCCATTGTTGTGTTATATGCCTTGATCAATGAACAATCCTCGATGTTGCCTGGATCGCTGGATTATGCTGCCACCATTCTTGTCAGTGCCGCCATGCAATGCCTGGTCTATGAGGATTTGCAAATCCTCAGTGAGTATAAACAACAACCCGTAACGCATAATCTCAAAACGATTGAGCAATTGGTCTCACAGGAAACCGAGGCGTTCACTGCCTCAATCAACCGTGATCGATTGCTTAAGAAAAGCGACGAATTAGCACTGCTCACCAAAAGCAACCCGTATTGTAAACAAATCCAAATCACCAGACAGCGTTTGCTGCAGTTGGACTTGTGTGAGGCCTATGGCGAAGAATTAAAAAATCAAACCGATAAGGCGTTTGCGCTCAGGTCAGGGGTAGTTCAGGCCTTACTTGACCAATTTAAAAAGAAAATAGGCAGTGATGAGAGCGAGAATTTGCTGAAAGACTATGTCAATAAACTCCGGGAAATGGGACCTGAGATTTGGGAAGAAAATCTGTATTTATCCAAATTGGCGCCTAAAAACGTGCTGGAGGATTTTCTCGACAATACCAAAACATCCCTGCATTTTTTTATCGGAAGCTGGTTTAGCCGTTTGATTAGCAATGCTGAGGTTGAGTTGCCCAAAGAAACCAAAACAGACAAGGAACAAAGTCCTCAGTTATAG
- a CDS encoding 2OG-Fe(II) oxygenase, protein MPEGAVIDFTKLTDELHGQGYSLVENFLPDTTHQQLLSLAKKMAETGEFKQARIGRQLDTLHDQSIRRDKIRWLHDTPEHEAIETYYTAIHRLASTLNQTFYLGLAHFETHFAIYQPGDFYRRHVDQFINTRDRRLSCVYYLNNNWQTTWGGELKLYNAREEHLQTVLPLGNRFICFDSQLPHEVCITRKTRYSLAGWLKTRSSAPLNL, encoded by the coding sequence ATGCCTGAGGGTGCTGTGATTGATTTTACCAAATTGACTGACGAGTTGCATGGGCAGGGTTACAGTCTTGTTGAGAATTTTCTCCCCGATACCACCCACCAGCAATTGCTCTCGCTGGCAAAAAAAATGGCCGAAACAGGTGAGTTTAAACAGGCTCGCATTGGACGCCAACTGGATACTTTGCACGATCAGAGCATTCGACGGGACAAAATTCGCTGGCTTCACGACACGCCGGAGCATGAAGCCATCGAAACCTATTATACCGCCATTCACCGGTTAGCCAGCACCCTGAATCAGACGTTTTACCTGGGCCTCGCTCACTTCGAAACCCATTTTGCGATTTATCAACCGGGGGATTTTTATCGCCGGCACGTGGATCAATTCATCAACACACGCGATAGGCGCCTCTCTTGTGTTTATTATTTAAACAATAACTGGCAAACCACCTGGGGTGGGGAATTGAAGCTTTATAATGCCAGGGAGGAACATCTGCAAACGGTACTTCCCCTGGGCAATCGTTTCATCTGTTTTGACAGCCAACTCCCCCACGAGGTCTGTATAACCCGCAAAACCCGTTACAGTCTCGCCGGTTGGCTTAAAACCCGAAGCAGCGCCCCGCTTAATTTATAA
- a CDS encoding ABC transporter ATP-binding protein: MYALEINELRKTYANGVEALKGINLTVKKGDFFALLGANGAGKSTTIGLITTLVTKTSGKISIDGYDLDEKPDFAKACLGLVPQEFNLNIFEACDQILINQAGFYGIGRKQARQQADILLQQLGLWEKRHSIVRHLSGGMKRRLMIARALIHQPRVLILDEPTAGVDIEIRRSMWDFLTQTNAQGTTIILTTHYLEEAEQLCKNIAIIDQGQIIENTSMRALLKTLHHQTFVLNTESPITELPSLEPFSATLIDNHTFELRVDNQVSLNDVFSVLSERGLRIHSLRNKTNRLEELFLDLINHDH, from the coding sequence ATGTACGCCCTTGAAATAAACGAATTGCGTAAAACGTATGCCAATGGGGTAGAGGCTCTAAAAGGCATTAATCTTACGGTCAAAAAAGGCGACTTTTTTGCCCTGCTTGGTGCGAATGGCGCAGGCAAATCAACCACCATTGGTCTGATTACCACCCTGGTCACCAAAACCTCGGGTAAAATTTCAATCGACGGGTATGACCTGGATGAAAAACCTGATTTTGCCAAAGCCTGCCTGGGTCTGGTGCCCCAGGAATTCAATCTGAACATCTTTGAGGCCTGTGATCAAATCCTTATCAATCAAGCCGGCTTTTACGGCATTGGCCGTAAGCAGGCCAGGCAACAGGCAGACATTCTTTTACAGCAACTGGGCTTGTGGGAAAAGCGCCACAGCATTGTCCGGCACCTTTCCGGAGGCATGAAACGACGGCTGATGATTGCCCGGGCATTGATTCATCAACCCAGGGTTTTGATTCTGGATGAACCCACCGCCGGCGTCGACATTGAAATTCGCCGCAGCATGTGGGATTTTCTCACCCAAACCAACGCCCAGGGAACAACCATCATTTTAACCACCCATTACCTTGAAGAGGCCGAACAATTGTGTAAAAACATTGCCATCATTGATCAGGGCCAAATTATCGAAAACACGTCCATGAGAGCACTGTTGAAAACACTTCACCATCAAACCTTCGTATTGAACACCGAATCACCCATCACGGAGCTGCCATCCCTTGAGCCTTTCAGTGCCACCCTGATTGATAATCACACCTTCGAATTGCGGGTCGACAATCAGGTGTCGCTTAACGACGTGTTTTCAGTACTGAGCGAACGGGGTTTGCGTATCCACAGTTTACGTAACAAAACCAATCGCCTCGAAGAACTTTTTCTGGATTTAATTAACCATGACCATTAA
- a CDS encoding ABC transporter permease: MTINRQVVALYTLVRRELVRMFRIASQVFLPPVITTALYFLIFGTLIGNRIGPVGGVLYTTFIAPGLIMMSVITNAYGNVSTSLFSSRFQKNVEEMLVSPMHDSLLLLGYVLGGILRGMIVALLVYLVSCFFVRIELYSLSMTCLVVILVSAIFSLAGFTNAMVARNFDDVMIIPTFVLTPLTYLGGVFYSTSMLPGIWKTISHFNPILYMVNALRHAMINQEEIPMTEALLIILALLAFLTGLNLYMLKKGTGLRD; this comes from the coding sequence ATGACCATTAATCGTCAAGTTGTCGCGTTGTATACCCTGGTTCGCCGCGAATTAGTCCGTATGTTCCGCATCGCAAGCCAGGTGTTTTTACCGCCGGTCATTACCACTGCCCTGTATTTTTTAATTTTTGGGACCTTGATTGGCAATCGCATAGGCCCTGTCGGCGGCGTCTTGTACACCACGTTTATTGCGCCGGGCTTGATCATGATGTCGGTAATTACCAATGCCTACGGCAACGTCTCTACCTCGCTATTCAGCTCACGATTCCAGAAAAACGTGGAAGAAATGCTGGTCAGCCCCATGCACGACAGCCTGTTGCTGCTGGGCTATGTCCTGGGTGGTATTTTACGAGGAATGATCGTGGCGCTGCTGGTCTACCTTGTTTCCTGTTTTTTTGTGCGGATAGAACTTTACAGTCTCAGCATGACTTGCCTCGTGGTTATCCTGGTGTCTGCTATTTTTTCACTGGCCGGCTTTACCAATGCCATGGTCGCCCGCAATTTCGATGATGTCATGATTATCCCGACCTTCGTATTAACACCGCTGACTTATCTGGGCGGGGTTTTTTATTCAACGAGCATGCTGCCTGGCATCTGGAAGACGATTTCTCACTTTAACCCCATTCTTTACATGGTCAATGCACTGCGGCACGCCATGATCAATCAGGAAGAAATACCCATGACTGAAGCCCTGTTAATCATACTGGCCCTGCTGGCATTCCTGACCGGACTCAACCTTTACATGCTTAAAAAAGGGACTGGGCTACGCGATTAA
- a CDS encoding toprim domain-containing protein, translating into MRIKSITELQAFLIDEKKIALATRLWESSQSIANTPAEKYLVDTRHIPATVARSLSFKHLRGPLGIKELDDNEPYRDYLVTPVHDLDNRLMGVQLIQVGADGQKAQGKSRKFYCKKYIGATNPPRLGKAAIVNPGVSRDEVYIAEGVETAASVAVIDAIKENHAILASMGVDALPTVLGYVKTHYPPGATVVFLKDHDKDNSSANQAFGRAKTLFIEAGYNVVVKEPPLEETDWNDVLQSEGPEGLHGHFDDRVSSSRPERQKEELDKKSKHSQRTEHYPSPAVFRYFSCIYNELLAFEYFSEKKALF; encoded by the coding sequence ATGCGTATTAAATCCATTACTGAATTACAGGCGTTTCTCATTGATGAGAAAAAAATAGCCTTGGCAACGCGATTATGGGAATCGTCTCAGTCCATTGCCAACACTCCGGCAGAAAAATACCTGGTCGACACGCGACACATTCCGGCGACAGTAGCCAGAAGCCTGTCCTTTAAACATTTACGCGGTCCCTTGGGCATTAAGGAACTGGATGACAACGAGCCGTACCGTGATTACCTGGTGACCCCGGTTCATGACCTTGATAATCGCTTAATGGGTGTACAACTCATTCAAGTCGGGGCTGATGGCCAGAAGGCGCAGGGTAAATCCCGTAAATTCTATTGCAAAAAATACATTGGCGCGACCAATCCGCCGCGTCTAGGGAAAGCGGCCATTGTCAATCCGGGTGTCTCTCGGGATGAGGTCTACATCGCGGAAGGGGTTGAAACGGCGGCCAGTGTGGCAGTTATCGATGCGATCAAGGAAAATCATGCCATTTTAGCCTCCATGGGTGTTGATGCTTTACCGACCGTATTGGGGTATGTCAAAACCCATTACCCTCCCGGGGCGACCGTCGTCTTCCTGAAAGATCATGACAAGGACAATTCTTCAGCCAATCAAGCGTTTGGCAGGGCAAAAACCCTGTTTATTGAGGCCGGTTACAATGTAGTCGTTAAAGAACCGCCATTGGAAGAAACCGACTGGAACGATGTGCTGCAGAGCGAAGGCCCTGAAGGATTACATGGCCATTTTGACGATCGGGTGTCAAGCAGTAGGCCTGAGCGGCAAAAAGAGGAACTGGATAAAAAATCAAAGCATAGCCAGCGAACGGAGCATTACCCCTCTCCGGCGGTATTCCGGTATTTTAGTTGCATTTATAACGAATTGTTGGCTTTTGAATATTTTTCAGAGAAAAAAGCCCTTTTTTGA
- the htpX gene encoding zinc metalloprotease HtpX, translated as MALSDYHATTGNWREQLRRNQRKTRTVILLFIAIYVGVGLLVDVVILQSSYPGLSLEQCFLALLTLKAVPYATLTMGAVAVISLFAAYALYDRIMLMGTEYREITPETAANLQEKQLYNVVEEMKVSAGLHYMPKVFIIEANYMNAFASGYSEKSAMVAITRGLMEKLDRAEMQAVMAHELSHIRHLDIKLTLMVAILSNILLIVIDMLFYSVIYRRDRRGDNRLVLIIVLLRYVLPILTVLLTLFLSRTREYMADSGAVELMRDNEPMARALLKISQDHEQHAEQYNEEYGNTPHEQVRQASYLFDPSSFDPVKSLSSAFSTHPAVDERLEALGFKRKAPRA; from the coding sequence ATGGCCCTGTCCGATTACCATGCCACCACCGGTAACTGGCGCGAACAGTTGAGGCGCAACCAGCGGAAAACCCGCACGGTGATTCTCCTGTTCATCGCCATTTACGTAGGCGTGGGGCTGTTAGTTGATGTGGTCATTCTGCAATCCAGCTACCCCGGTCTTTCACTGGAGCAATGCTTCCTTGCGTTGCTGACGCTAAAGGCGGTACCGTATGCGACTTTAACCATGGGGGCAGTGGCTGTCATTTCTCTTTTTGCTGCCTACGCGCTCTATGATCGCATCATGCTGATGGGAACGGAATACCGTGAAATTACCCCCGAAACGGCAGCGAATCTTCAGGAAAAGCAACTGTATAACGTCGTTGAAGAGATGAAAGTCTCGGCCGGATTACACTACATGCCCAAGGTGTTTATTATTGAAGCCAACTACATGAATGCCTTTGCCAGCGGTTACAGCGAAAAATCAGCCATGGTGGCAATTACCCGCGGCCTGATGGAAAAGCTCGACAGGGCGGAAATGCAGGCGGTGATGGCTCACGAACTAAGCCACATTCGCCATCTCGACATCAAATTGACCTTGATGGTTGCCATATTGAGCAATATTTTGCTGATTGTCATTGACATGCTGTTTTATTCCGTCATTTACCGCCGCGATCGCCGCGGCGACAACCGTTTGGTGCTCATCATTGTTCTCCTGCGTTATGTTCTGCCCATCCTGACGGTGTTATTAACGCTCTTTTTAAGCCGTACGAGAGAATACATGGCTGATTCTGGCGCGGTGGAGTTAATGCGCGATAACGAGCCCATGGCCCGGGCCTTATTGAAAATCAGTCAGGATCATGAACAGCACGCTGAGCAATACAACGAGGAGTATGGCAATACCCCCCATGAGCAGGTGCGCCAGGCGTCTTACCTGTTTGATCCCTCAAGCTTTGACCCGGTAAAATCCTTAAGCAGTGCGTTCTCTACCCATCCTGCTGTGGATGAACGGCTGGAGGCGCTCGGATTTAAGCGCAAAGCACCCCGCGCTTAG
- a CDS encoding LemA family protein: protein MGKFLIVLLVIAVIIAFWVIGIYNALIGMIEAINNNKRQIDIQLDRRFKVFESLIETVKKYMDYEQTTLKDVVALRNQAQAAKAAGDEQARIAAENGISQIASGLNVVFEQYPDLKANQNVLQLQEEIVNTENKLSYAKQAYNDSIERYYAKKKSFVEAMVVNFFPAALDKQFEYWALPEEQIKANEAYTVKF from the coding sequence ATGGGCAAATTCCTAATCGTACTCCTCGTTATTGCGGTGATCATTGCCTTTTGGGTGATTGGTATTTACAACGCGTTAATCGGCATGATTGAAGCCATTAACAACAATAAACGCCAGATTGATATCCAGCTTGATCGACGTTTCAAAGTCTTCGAATCGCTCATTGAGACGGTTAAAAAATACATGGATTATGAACAAACCACGCTGAAGGACGTGGTGGCTCTGCGTAATCAGGCGCAAGCGGCTAAGGCGGCTGGTGACGAGCAGGCCAGAATTGCTGCTGAAAATGGCATTTCCCAAATTGCCTCGGGGCTGAACGTGGTTTTTGAGCAGTACCCGGATTTGAAAGCCAACCAGAATGTATTGCAACTTCAGGAAGAAATCGTCAATACCGAAAATAAACTATCCTATGCCAAACAAGCCTACAACGACAGCATTGAACGGTATTACGCCAAGAAAAAATCCTTTGTTGAAGCGATGGTCGTTAATTTTTTCCCGGCAGCTCTGGACAAGCAATTTGAGTATTGGGCGTTGCCTGAGGAACAGATTAAAGCGAACGAAGCTTACACGGTTAAGTTCTGA